A portion of the Limosilactobacillus reuteri genome contains these proteins:
- the mreC gene encoding rod shape-determining protein MreC: protein MQKFFSNRRLVIAVIILVVCFGLMAGSVSLRNRRNTPPIIQQFGNDIVGFVDSAVALPVNWAQTSVSSINGLMNTYSENRELKQQVTELAQTKVRDQTLAHENKQLKQQLKLNNSMTDYNTVTAAVLMRTPSSWQRQLVINKGQSSGIKKNMPVMSDSGLIGRITEVNKTNSKVELLSDTSESSNRFAITLNGQNGKVINGIITGYNARNNELEMGQVTSKAKIKKGTRVVTSGMGGVTPKGLYVGRVSRVGKDDYGLAQKIYITPATDFNDINIVTVAEAASQE, encoded by the coding sequence ATGCAGAAATTTTTTTCCAATCGCCGATTAGTTATTGCTGTGATAATTCTAGTTGTCTGTTTTGGACTAATGGCGGGTTCTGTTTCTTTACGGAATAGGCGAAATACACCACCGATCATCCAACAATTTGGAAATGATATTGTTGGTTTTGTTGATAGTGCAGTTGCTCTCCCTGTAAATTGGGCACAGACAAGCGTGAGTTCAATAAATGGGTTGATGAATACTTATTCTGAAAACCGTGAACTTAAACAGCAAGTAACTGAATTAGCACAAACTAAAGTCCGTGATCAGACCTTAGCTCATGAAAACAAACAATTAAAACAACAGTTAAAACTTAATAATTCAATGACCGACTATAATACAGTTACAGCGGCTGTGTTAATGCGCACACCTTCTTCATGGCAAAGACAACTCGTGATTAATAAGGGGCAATCTAGTGGTATTAAGAAGAATATGCCTGTTATGAGTGATAGTGGGTTAATTGGTCGGATTACAGAAGTAAATAAAACTAATAGTAAAGTTGAATTATTGAGTGATACCAGTGAATCATCAAACCGTTTTGCAATTACTCTTAATGGTCAAAATGGGAAAGTGATTAATGGGATTATCACCGGATATAATGCAAGAAATAACGAGCTTGAAATGGGACAAGTAACTTCTAAAGCTAAAATAAAAAAAGGTACCCGAGTAGTAACCAGTGGAATGGGTGGTGTGACACCTAAGGGACTTTATGTTGGTCGCGTGTCACGTGTCGGTAAAGATGATTATGGTCTCGCCCAGAAAATCTATATTACTCCAGCAACGGACTTTAATGATATTAATATTGTTACAGTTGCTGAAGCGGCCTCACAGGAGTGA